Proteins encoded within one genomic window of Pseudomonas cannabina:
- the cobW gene encoding cobalamin biosynthesis protein CobW has translation MKTLAKLPVTIVTGFLGSGKTTLLRHMLDNAEGRRIAVIVNEFGELGIDGEILKQCTIGCTEEEASGRVYELANGCLCCTVQEEFFPVMRELVARRGDLDHILIETSGLALPKPLVQAFQWPEIRNACTVDAVITVVDSPAVLAGTFAAFPDQVDAQRKLDPNLDHESPLHELFADQLASADLVILNKADMIDAEGLAAVRAEVAEELPPAVKVVEASSGRLPISVLLGVGAESELHIDARKTHHDHHEGDDADDHDHDAFDSISLTLPQADEKVLLDALNQLVVQHGILRVKGFAAIPGKPMRLLIQGVGTRFDKHFDRAWRADEVRATHLVLIGQELDAVALQTQLNAAIAG, from the coding sequence ATGAAAACACTGGCCAAGCTTCCCGTTACCATCGTCACCGGCTTTCTCGGCTCGGGCAAGACCACGCTGCTGCGGCACATGCTCGACAACGCCGAAGGGCGGCGCATCGCGGTGATCGTCAACGAATTCGGCGAGTTGGGCATCGACGGTGAAATCCTCAAGCAATGCACCATCGGCTGCACCGAAGAAGAAGCCAGCGGCCGCGTGTACGAACTGGCCAACGGCTGCCTGTGCTGCACCGTACAGGAAGAGTTCTTTCCGGTGATGCGTGAACTGGTCGCCCGTCGTGGCGATCTGGACCACATCCTGATCGAAACCTCGGGGCTGGCCCTGCCCAAGCCGCTGGTGCAAGCCTTCCAGTGGCCGGAAATCCGCAACGCCTGCACCGTCGACGCCGTCATCACCGTGGTCGACAGCCCGGCCGTATTGGCCGGTACTTTCGCTGCGTTCCCGGATCAGGTCGATGCACAGCGCAAACTGGACCCTAATCTGGACCATGAATCGCCGCTGCACGAGCTGTTTGCCGATCAACTGGCCAGCGCCGATCTGGTGATCCTCAACAAAGCCGACATGATCGACGCTGAGGGGCTGGCCGCAGTGCGTGCCGAAGTGGCCGAAGAGTTGCCGCCAGCCGTCAAAGTGGTCGAAGCCAGCAGCGGCCGCTTGCCGATCAGCGTCCTGCTGGGCGTTGGTGCCGAATCCGAGCTGCACATCGACGCCCGCAAGACTCATCACGATCATCATGAAGGCGACGATGCTGATGACCATGATCACGACGCGTTCGATTCGATTTCCCTGACACTGCCTCAGGCCGATGAAAAAGTGCTGCTCGATGCGCTGAATCAATTAGTCGTGCAACACGGCATTCTGCGCGTGAAAGGCTTTGCTGCGATTCCGGGCAAACCGATGCGCCTGCTGATTCAAGGCGTGGGCACGCGTTTCGACAAGCATTTTGACCGCGCCTGGCGTGCCGATGAAGTGCGTGCCACGCATCTGGTGCTGATTGGCCAGGAGTTGGACGCCGTGGCACTGCAAACTCAGCTCAACGCTGCGATTGCCGGCTGA